A window of the Campylobacter massiliensis genome harbors these coding sequences:
- a CDS encoding YihY/virulence factor BrkB family protein, producing the protein MNPQKFEKIKQTLKIWLTAMLKIKDKQLLHYASSLSFHTMLSIIPVLLISLSLFTQMPSFSVYYAKIKEFIFAQLLPSNQDAISNYIETFLQNSSSLGILGLGAIIFTSIMFFADYEYVINRIMHTSSRKFWNSLSAYWTLITLAPLGLGLSFYLSNLFQDMLNSSTYTKWINFISIFPYLIIWAIFCVTYLISINRQIALKNVLFSSFVASLIWYLGKNIFVFYAANNKTYLSIYGSFSVVLLFFVWIYVSWIIFLYGVKLCAYLEKAGESDKEA; encoded by the coding sequence ATGAACCCGCAAAAATTTGAAAAGATAAAACAAACGCTTAAAATTTGGCTCACGGCGATGCTAAAGATCAAGGACAAGCAGCTACTGCACTACGCATCTAGCCTGAGCTTTCACACGATGCTATCCATCATCCCCGTGCTGCTCATCTCGCTCTCGCTCTTTACGCAGATGCCAAGCTTTAGCGTCTATTACGCTAAGATCAAGGAATTTATATTCGCCCAGCTACTGCCGTCAAACCAAGACGCGATCTCAAACTACATCGAAACATTTTTGCAAAACAGCTCAAGCCTTGGCATCCTCGGCCTTGGCGCCATCATCTTTACTTCGATCATGTTTTTTGCCGATTACGAATACGTCATCAACCGCATCATGCACACGAGCAGCCGCAAATTTTGGAACTCGCTAAGCGCGTATTGGACGCTCATTACGCTGGCTCCCTTAGGGCTTGGGCTTAGCTTTTATCTCTCAAATTTATTTCAAGATATGCTAAACTCCAGCACCTACACGAAGTGGATAAATTTCATAAGTATCTTTCCGTACCTCATCATTTGGGCGATATTTTGCGTGACGTATCTCATCTCGATAAACCGCCAAATAGCCCTAAAAAACGTGCTTTTTAGCTCATTTGTCGCCTCACTCATCTGGTATCTGGGCAAAAATATCTTCGTCTTTTACGCCGCAAATAACAAAACCTACCTCAGCATCTACGGTTCGTTTTCGGTGGTGCTGCTCTTTTTCGTGTGGATTTACGTGTCATGGATCATATTTCTTTACGGCGTGAAGCTGTGCGCGTATCTGGAAAAAGCGGGTGAGAGCGACAAAGAAGCTTAA
- a CDS encoding FAD-linked oxidase C-terminal domain-containing protein: MHEKHAKFFVNLLGADNAYFDDAHRIAYCYDATRKRHLPDGVLFPRDERDVSEILKYCNENKIIIVPRGAGSGFTGGALAHEGGVVLAFEKHMNKILEIDMQNMVAVVQPGCININLQREAEKLGLFYPPDPASQEYSTLGGNVSENAGGMRAAKYGITKDYVMALRAVLPSGEVIRAGKRTIKDVAGYNISGILIASEGTLAVITEITLKLIAKPKFRKTAMGIFPSVNAAMNAVYKTMAAGVTPVAMEFLDALCIRAVETKFNKGLPQDAGALLITDVDGDVLDGLEQDLATIERVFRENGASEFRRAKDESERNDIWFARRNCSQAINIYGNLKLNEDITVPRSKLPELLERIGGVAEKYGVQVPCFGHTGDGNVHTNVMVVDKADPSQVESGHKAIEEIFKIAVELGGTLSGEHGIGISKAEFMPLAFTPAEMELFRNIKKAFDPNNILNPFKMGL; the protein is encoded by the coding sequence ATGCACGAAAAACACGCTAAATTTTTTGTAAATTTACTAGGCGCGGACAACGCCTACTTCGACGACGCGCACAGGATCGCCTACTGCTACGACGCGACCAGAAAGCGACATTTGCCCGACGGAGTGCTTTTCCCTAGGGACGAGCGCGACGTTAGCGAGATTTTAAAGTACTGTAACGAAAATAAAATCATAATCGTGCCTAGAGGTGCGGGTAGCGGCTTTACGGGAGGTGCGCTAGCGCACGAGGGCGGCGTGGTGCTTGCCTTTGAAAAGCACATGAACAAAATCCTAGAGATCGACATGCAAAACATGGTTGCCGTCGTGCAACCGGGCTGTATAAATATAAATTTGCAGCGCGAAGCCGAGAAGCTAGGGCTTTTCTACCCGCCCGATCCCGCCAGCCAGGAGTACTCGACGCTAGGCGGTAACGTCAGCGAAAACGCGGGCGGCATGCGCGCGGCAAAATACGGCATCACCAAAGACTACGTCATGGCGCTACGAGCCGTGCTACCTAGCGGTGAAGTGATCCGCGCGGGCAAACGCACGATAAAAGACGTCGCCGGATACAACATCTCAGGCATTTTAATCGCTAGCGAGGGCACGCTAGCAGTAATAACCGAGATCACGCTAAAACTCATCGCAAAGCCTAAATTTAGAAAAACTGCGATGGGAATTTTCCCTAGCGTAAACGCCGCGATGAACGCCGTTTATAAGACGATGGCTGCAGGCGTGACGCCGGTAGCGATGGAGTTTTTGGACGCGCTTTGCATACGCGCGGTCGAGACTAAATTTAACAAAGGCCTACCGCAAGATGCGGGCGCTTTGCTCATCACCGACGTGGATGGCGACGTTTTAGACGGCCTAGAGCAGGATCTCGCCACGATAGAGCGAGTGTTTAGAGAAAACGGCGCTAGCGAATTTAGACGCGCTAAGGATGAGAGCGAGCGAAACGACATCTGGTTTGCCCGCCGCAACTGCTCGCAAGCGATAAATATCTACGGAAATTTAAAGCTAAACGAGGACATCACGGTGCCGCGCTCAAAGCTACCCGAGCTGCTAGAGCGTATCGGCGGCGTCGCTGAAAAATACGGCGTGCAGGTGCCGTGCTTCGGCCACACTGGGGATGGCAACGTACACACCAACGTCATGGTCGTGGACAAAGCCGACCCGTCACAGGTAGAGAGCGGACACAAGGCGATCGAGGAAATTTTTAAGATCGCAGTGGAGCTTGGCGGCACGCTTAGCGGCGAGCACGGCATCGGCATCAGCAAGGCCGAGTTTATGCCGCTTGCCTTTACGCCTGCTGAAATGGAGCTTTTTAGAAATATCAAAAAGGCGTTTGACCCGAACAATATCCTAAACCCGTTTAAAATGGGGTTGTAA
- a CDS encoding plasminogen-binding N-terminal domain-containing protein encodes MKKFLLFLAAACLGFAAEFSMREYKTPLISVNEGVGTIIDGSDIVVGSSGVVMHKFEGSQSSIIARAVVTQKSGGFAKVRFEVFDTLAQKALPIPGILPKSGDEIILNYLYNRSLIIVPNKEIYAEVTNAFKDITFIHPDIVGSYLSYEYKPNPSRDDFRKMCSQSAAGLIFIAMNNEALFADCQSFEPLKRFQSGAVKYYQLPFYTRVKDIDTVFWKWGSEQISDFDRHYKALLKEK; translated from the coding sequence TTGAAAAAATTTCTTTTATTTTTAGCGGCGGCTTGCCTCGGTTTTGCGGCGGAATTCTCGATGAGAGAGTACAAAACCCCGCTAATAAGCGTGAATGAGGGCGTAGGCACGATCATAGACGGCTCGGACATCGTCGTAGGCAGTAGTGGCGTCGTGATGCATAAATTTGAAGGCTCTCAAAGCTCGATCATCGCTCGCGCCGTCGTTACGCAAAAGAGCGGCGGCTTTGCAAAGGTGCGATTCGAGGTATTTGACACGCTAGCGCAAAAAGCCCTACCTATACCGGGAATTTTGCCTAAAAGCGGCGACGAGATCATCCTAAACTACCTCTACAACCGCTCGCTCATCATCGTACCGAACAAAGAAATTTACGCCGAAGTAACGAACGCTTTTAAAGATATCACCTTTATCCACCCCGATATCGTGGGCTCGTACCTAAGTTACGAGTATAAGCCAAACCCTAGCCGCGACGATTTTCGCAAAATGTGCTCTCAAAGCGCCGCGGGGCTAATATTTATCGCCATGAACAACGAAGCGCTTTTTGCCGACTGCCAGAGTTTCGAGCCGCTAAAACGCTTCCAAAGCGGCGCGGTCAAATACTACCAGCTGCCTTTCTACACTCGCGTCAAGGACATCGATACGGTATTTTGGAAATGGGGCTCGGAGCAGATCAGCGACTTTGACCGCCACTACAAAGCTCTTTTGAAAGAAAAATGA
- a CDS encoding peptidoglycan DD-metalloendopeptidase family protein, translating to MKKFSLALLLAVNLFAAAPIQSTVQELSWPKGDSFLTFLEKNSIPLKLYYDLDSEDKEFLDEIKEGISYQISKDEKGGISQVLIPVNEELQAQIYKDDDGGFKFQLSPISYQTYDRVLSMPVSANPSQDIIETTGSVALAHGFYLAMKGEVGDGEFKRLKKGDRLAMSYKQKIRLGRTFGMPEIDWAAIEIRDKRYTVYRHQNKYYDKSGKKSDKFLLTRPISNARITSPFTPKRFHPILKRYKAHLGVDYGAPKGTPIKAAGEGTVKFVGTKSGYGKVVILKHAGAYETLYAHTNGFAKGIKTGVKVKQGQLIAYVGNTGMSTGSHLHFGVYKNGTAVNPETEIKVAKSVFFSKEEREFKNRVERLEPEIKKALGKDIIPEKEYRFDAAMDWEHPIAEPKSDVNLTLQSDDLNLTAQPNAADVNLTSEPVSGNNDANLTDSNFTTPESNLTAQPKAENNSSGAKTDANETANLAAAKSAKPESNLTSAKAASKATSKAEPKKSSKEAKKSESNSSAKNNKDKPKQTDKKKDKPSQEAKSESKKKKDVNASKDKSKKQKETADKKAKSKDKTAESSDKKSK from the coding sequence ATGAAGAAATTTTCATTAGCTTTACTGCTGGCGGTAAATTTATTCGCTGCCGCGCCTATACAATCTACCGTCCAGGAGCTCAGCTGGCCCAAGGGCGATAGCTTTTTGACGTTTTTAGAAAAGAACTCCATCCCGCTAAAGCTTTATTATGATTTGGACTCGGAGGACAAAGAGTTCCTAGACGAGATTAAGGAAGGCATCTCGTATCAAATTTCAAAAGACGAAAAAGGCGGGATATCTCAGGTGCTGATCCCCGTAAACGAAGAGCTTCAAGCGCAAATTTACAAAGACGACGATGGCGGGTTTAAATTTCAGCTCTCCCCGATCTCGTATCAGACCTACGACCGCGTGCTTAGTATGCCCGTTAGCGCAAACCCGTCGCAAGACATCATAGAAACTACCGGCAGCGTAGCGCTGGCGCATGGGTTTTATCTAGCGATGAAAGGCGAGGTCGGCGACGGCGAGTTTAAAAGGCTGAAAAAGGGCGACAGGCTCGCGATGAGCTACAAGCAAAAGATTAGGCTTGGTCGTACTTTCGGTATGCCTGAAATCGACTGGGCGGCGATAGAGATCAGGGACAAAAGATACACTGTTTATAGACACCAAAACAAATACTACGACAAAAGCGGCAAGAAAAGCGATAAATTTTTGCTCACTAGACCTATCTCAAACGCCCGTATCACGTCGCCGTTTACGCCCAAGCGCTTTCATCCGATACTAAAGCGCTATAAGGCGCACTTGGGCGTTGACTACGGCGCTCCTAAAGGAACTCCGATAAAGGCTGCGGGCGAGGGAACGGTCAAATTCGTCGGTACCAAAAGCGGCTACGGCAAGGTCGTGATCCTAAAGCATGCCGGCGCCTACGAGACGCTGTATGCGCACACGAACGGCTTTGCTAAAGGTATAAAAACCGGCGTCAAGGTCAAGCAAGGCCAGCTCATCGCCTATGTGGGAAATACGGGCATGAGTACGGGTTCGCACCTGCATTTTGGCGTCTATAAAAATGGCACCGCGGTAAATCCTGAAACCGAGATAAAGGTGGCTAAAAGCGTATTTTTCTCAAAAGAAGAAAGAGAGTTTAAAAACCGCGTAGAGCGGCTAGAACCCGAGATAAAAAAGGCTCTTGGCAAGGATATAATCCCTGAAAAAGAGTATAGATTTGACGCGGCGATGGACTGGGAACACCCGATCGCAGAACCGAAAAGCGACGTAAATTTAACCCTGCAGAGCGATGATTTAAATTTAACGGCGCAGCCAAATGCCGCGGACGTAAATTTAACTAGCGAGCCTGTAAGCGGCAACAACGATGCAAATTTGACGGACTCAAATTTCACTACACCCGAGTCAAATTTGACCGCGCAGCCTAAAGCCGAAAATAACTCCTCTGGAGCAAAAACGGACGCGAACGAAACGGCAAATTTAGCCGCGGCAAAATCTGCGAAACCAGAGTCAAATTTGACCTCCGCAAAAGCCGCAAGCAAGGCGACAAGCAAAGCCGAGCCAAAAAAATCAAGCAAAGAGGCGAAAAAATCCGAGTCAAATTCGTCCGCTAAAAATAACAAAGACAAACCAAAGCAGACGGACAAGAAAAAGGACAAACCAAGCCAAGAAGCAAAAAGCGAGTCCAAAAAGAAAAAGGACGTAAACGCCAGCAAAGATAAATCTAAAAAACAAAAAGAGACCGCCGATAAAAAGGCTAAATCAAAAGATAAAACCGCCGAGTCAAGCGACAAAAAGAGTAAATGA
- the mgtE gene encoding magnesium transporter yields the protein MEENEQLNEAKELLDSHLNETIDKELSPADLAQHLKTLKKHDEELFGEYLEKLDPEILGDVAIEMPDHMLKDVIEQIPSDKIIEAIEELESDDAAELLEYIEEIDEQKAKELFDGLDKDDQEEILRIRSYDEGEAGAFMQTELFSAHIDEQLKTAVERLRREKEEGKLENVSQLFITDKKGVLLHAVPLEDLILFDFNQTLKEIISKSEEDKYKPNVAVDNEPIETVVETVENYDMNSIAVVDSKGYLLGRITTDDIHDFIKESATEQIYNLAGVDDEAEEEDTSLVKATRARAVWLLINLFTALISSSIIGLFDETIASYVALAVLMPIVASMGGNTGTQALTVTVRRLTLGEIEFKNAANALKREVGIALINGLTFAFLMGVIASLWFNRPMLGVVIGASMLINLFFAGFFGTLIPLTLKKFDIDPAVGSAVLLTTVTDTVGFFSFLGLAKWILL from the coding sequence ATGGAAGAAAACGAGCAATTAAACGAAGCCAAAGAACTGCTAGACTCGCACCTAAACGAGACGATCGATAAGGAACTAAGTCCCGCCGACCTCGCCCAACACCTAAAAACGCTAAAAAAGCATGATGAGGAGCTTTTTGGCGAATACCTAGAAAAGCTCGACCCCGAGATCCTGGGCGACGTAGCGATCGAGATGCCCGATCACATGCTAAAGGACGTGATCGAGCAGATACCCAGCGACAAGATCATCGAGGCGATCGAAGAGCTAGAGAGCGACGACGCCGCCGAGCTTTTAGAGTATATCGAGGAGATCGACGAACAAAAAGCTAAGGAGCTCTTTGACGGCCTAGATAAGGACGATCAGGAGGAGATTTTACGTATCCGCAGCTATGACGAGGGCGAGGCGGGTGCGTTTATGCAGACGGAGCTTTTTAGCGCGCATATCGACGAGCAGCTAAAAACAGCGGTCGAGCGGCTAAGACGCGAGAAAGAAGAGGGCAAGCTAGAAAACGTCTCGCAGCTTTTTATCACCGATAAAAAGGGTGTTTTGCTCCATGCGGTGCCGCTTGAGGATCTGATACTATTTGACTTTAACCAAACCTTAAAAGAGATCATCTCAAAGAGCGAAGAGGACAAATACAAACCCAACGTAGCCGTAGATAACGAGCCTATCGAAACGGTCGTAGAAACAGTCGAAAACTACGATATGAACTCGATCGCGGTCGTAGATAGCAAGGGCTATTTGCTCGGACGTATCACCACCGACGACATCCACGACTTTATAAAAGAAAGCGCCACGGAGCAAATTTACAACCTAGCCGGCGTCGACGACGAGGCGGAGGAAGAGGATACGAGCCTGGTTAAGGCCACTCGCGCGCGCGCCGTTTGGCTACTTATAAATTTATTTACGGCGCTGATCAGCTCATCTATCATCGGGCTTTTTGACGAGACGATAGCTAGCTATGTAGCGCTTGCGGTACTGATGCCTATCGTCGCATCCATGGGCGGAAACACCGGCACGCAGGCGCTTACGGTTACCGTGCGCCGACTAACTTTGGGAGAGATCGAGTTTAAAAACGCCGCAAATGCACTAAAACGCGAGGTCGGTATCGCGCTTATAAACGGACTGACATTTGCGTTTTTGATGGGCGTTATCGCTTCTTTGTGGTTTAACCGCCCGATGCTTGGCGTCGTTATCGGCGCTTCGATGTTGATAAATTTGTTTTTCGCCGGATTTTTCGGTACTTTGATACCGCTAACCTTAAAGAAATTTGACATCGACCCCGCCGTCGGCTCGGCCGTGCTGCTTACCACCGTTACCGACACGGTCGGCTTTTTTAGCTTTTTAGGACTGGCAAAATGGATACTTCTGTAA
- a CDS encoding NUDIX domain-containing protein: MDTSVKNIKIENLTSPRYVKPYQISFDLCEKSVRWECIKAHDSVSVLLYHEDKDAFLLVKQFRPAVWFNLQDGRELNLTQKGDEGYTYELCAGLMDKGKSEEQTVIEEIAEETGFAVSRVERITSTRGALGFGGAKQTMFFAVINDAMKIGKGGGIDGENIEPVYVPLERAREFMFDETKTKATGLMFAFMWFFAKFNR, from the coding sequence ATGGATACTTCTGTAAAAAATATCAAAATAGAAAATTTAACCTCCCCGCGCTACGTAAAGCCGTATCAAATTTCGTTTGATCTGTGCGAAAAGTCCGTCAGATGGGAGTGTATCAAGGCTCACGACAGCGTCTCGGTGCTGCTTTATCACGAGGATAAAGACGCGTTTTTGCTAGTTAAGCAGTTTCGCCCCGCCGTTTGGTTTAACCTACAAGACGGGCGCGAGCTAAATTTAACGCAAAAGGGCGACGAGGGCTATACTTACGAGCTTTGCGCGGGTCTGATGGATAAAGGCAAGAGCGAGGAGCAGACCGTCATCGAGGAGATCGCCGAGGAAACGGGATTTGCCGTGAGTAGGGTCGAGCGCATAACATCCACTCGTGGCGCGCTGGGGTTTGGCGGGGCGAAGCAGACGATGTTTTTTGCCGTGATAAACGACGCGATGAAAATCGGCAAGGGCGGCGGCATAGACGGCGAAAATATCGAGCCGGTTTACGTGCCGCTTGAGCGGGCGCGCGAGTTTATGTTCGACGAAACCAAAACCAAGGCTACGGGGCTAATGTTTGCTTTTATGTGGTTTTTTGCCAAATTTAACCGTTAG
- a CDS encoding tetratricopeptide repeat protein, which translates to MLKKIVCAAFLASAAFAAVPAFEEASAELAQNNYDNALKLFEKSCYEEKNIVGCYAAGFININAYSQNSSEAKGFEQFSKACDAGDMDGCKSLGDIYENGQAGQETDYKKAMKFHEKACEGKVGAACARVAGYYDEGRGVEQNLAKASKFYETACKYEDASSCHALADMYERGEGVKKDATKAMDFYGLACDYGSRGACADFRKLYKNKK; encoded by the coding sequence ATGCTAAAGAAAATCGTTTGTGCCGCTTTTTTGGCGTCCGCGGCTTTTGCCGCCGTGCCTGCTTTCGAGGAGGCGAGCGCGGAGCTAGCTCAAAACAACTACGACAACGCCTTAAAGCTCTTTGAGAAGTCTTGCTACGAGGAGAAAAATATCGTAGGCTGCTATGCCGCGGGTTTTATAAACATTAACGCCTATTCGCAAAACTCTAGCGAGGCAAAAGGCTTTGAGCAGTTTTCAAAGGCTTGCGACGCGGGCGATATGGACGGTTGCAAATCTCTGGGCGACATCTATGAAAACGGACAGGCCGGACAAGAAACCGACTATAAAAAGGCGATGAAATTTCACGAAAAAGCTTGCGAGGGCAAAGTGGGCGCCGCATGCGCGAGAGTGGCCGGATACTACGACGAGGGCAGGGGTGTGGAGCAAAATTTGGCCAAAGCGTCTAAATTTTACGAAACCGCGTGCAAGTACGAGGACGCGAGCAGCTGCCACGCGCTAGCCGATATGTACGAAAGGGGCGAGGGCGTGAAAAAAGACGCAACAAAGGCGATGGATTTTTACGGGTTAGCTTGCGACTACGGCTCTAGGGGAGCTTGCGCCGATTTTAGAAAACTTTATAAAAACAAAAAATAA
- a CDS encoding tetratricopeptide repeat protein — MFKKIYLVLILAGLAVAQTNFEIATKKYLQDMGDKNVPKLYEKSCREDKNAVGCYIAAQLKAYQTYDLKDDDEYAQINGEVFELYKSACDLGYAKACSAAGDFYDSTPSNDNFVVEQDDTEKSAEFYEKACESKDGEACLKIAKQHDNASKFADALKYYKLACEAREAEGCYNAADIYESGDGTPKNSAEAAKYYGLACENGLGRGCAKSKKFSK, encoded by the coding sequence ATGTTTAAGAAAATTTATCTTGTTTTGATTTTAGCCGGATTGGCGGTCGCGCAGACGAATTTTGAAATCGCTACTAAAAAATACCTACAAGATATGGGCGATAAAAACGTGCCCAAACTCTACGAAAAGTCTTGCCGCGAGGATAAAAACGCCGTAGGTTGCTACATAGCCGCGCAGCTAAAAGCATATCAAACATACGACCTAAAAGACGATGACGAGTATGCGCAAATAAACGGCGAAGTTTTTGAGCTTTATAAAAGTGCTTGCGATCTTGGCTACGCTAAAGCTTGCTCGGCGGCGGGCGATTTTTACGACTCTACGCCGTCAAACGATAATTTTGTCGTAGAGCAGGACGATACGGAAAAATCAGCCGAATTTTACGAAAAAGCATGCGAGAGCAAAGACGGGGAAGCTTGCCTAAAGATAGCTAAACAGCACGACAATGCCTCAAAATTCGCCGATGCGCTAAAATACTATAAACTAGCCTGCGAAGCAAGAGAGGCCGAGGGCTGCTACAACGCGGCGGACATCTATGAGTCAGGCGACGGAACGCCTAAAAATAGCGCCGAGGCGGCGAAATATTACGGCCTTGCTTGCGAAAACGGCCTTGGTCGCGGCTGCGCCAAATCTAAAAAATTTAGCAAATAG
- a CDS encoding tetratricopeptide repeat protein yields the protein MRKIILAAILAATAFGGNFEQATKIYLKKSDFENGARLFEKSCNDDKNAAGCYMAAFLGEQGLSHDDDGGSEKTFALYKKACDMGDMDGCTAVAAVYEGTILWQTSQIDYEKAVALYEKACEGGVGEACYRAAAHHSGEYGGEKDPQKVRKYYSLACDHKDSQGCYMLAQGYEKSENDMKKAMDIYGTACDYGYTEGCVKFRELVKKAK from the coding sequence TTGAGAAAGATTATTTTAGCCGCGATCTTGGCGGCGACGGCTTTTGGCGGGAACTTTGAACAAGCTACGAAAATTTATCTAAAAAAATCGGACTTCGAAAACGGCGCGCGACTGTTTGAAAAATCTTGTAACGACGATAAAAATGCCGCGGGTTGCTATATGGCGGCGTTTTTAGGCGAGCAGGGGCTCTCGCATGACGACGATGGCGGCAGCGAAAAGACCTTTGCGCTATATAAAAAAGCCTGCGATATGGGCGACATGGACGGCTGCACGGCCGTAGCCGCGGTGTACGAGGGTACCATACTGTGGCAAACCTCTCAGATAGACTACGAAAAGGCGGTGGCACTTTATGAAAAAGCCTGCGAGGGCGGAGTCGGCGAGGCATGCTATAGGGCGGCCGCTCATCACAGCGGCGAATACGGCGGCGAAAAAGATCCGCAAAAAGTCCGCAAATACTACTCGCTAGCCTGCGATCACAAAGACTCGCAAGGCTGCTATATGCTCGCGCAAGGATACGAAAAGAGCGAAAATGATATGAAAAAAGCGATGGATATCTACGGGACCGCTTGCGACTACGGATATACGGAAGGCTGCGTCAAATTTAGAGAACTCGTTAAAAAGGCGAAGTAA